The Paenibacillus polymyxa M1 DNA segment GGGTCCGACAGAGGCCGCAACCAGCGGCTTGGGACGATGCTGCTGACTTGCAGTAGCCGTCACATCGGCCCAAAACTCATCTCGTGCCTGTAAAGCAATCTGCACCGATGACTGAATCAGCTTCAACGCCTCATTTTCGCTTAGCCCTCGTTGAACGTAGCCTTCCACAGTGGCCTGATAGCTCGCCGTAATCGCACAGTCTGCCCCAGCCTCAAAGTAATCTCGATGTACACGCTTGATCGAATCCGGATATTCATAGAGTATTTTGGCCGACCATAAGCTATCGTTCAGATCATGCCCATGACGTTCCAATTCAGTCGCCATTGCGCCGTCCAGCACGATCAGCTGAAATTTGTTCACTATACGTTGTATCGGATTCATGCGGCCCCTCCTGCTTGTCTAATCTATTTAACCCACTGACTAGGTTGGATTTAATTTTTTATATTATAGCATGTATGTTGATGAGCACCTTACATTTACATCCTGATGTGACGTATAAATTTTTTAAATTAGTTTCATAAGTTAAATTAATTAGATATTGTTCTTTTTTTCACAAAGTTTTTTTACTATAAAGGTGCAAACCAAACACTTTGGCCAAAAGATCAGGGAATTGCATTGTCACATTTTGCATCGGCATTTATGTGAAAAAAGGTACAAGAGAGGATTTTATCTATGTCTTTACTAGAAATGATTACAGCGACCTTAACAGATAACAGTATTGTCAGTTCTATCGCTTCTACCGTTTTTATTATCCTGCTCGGCTTCTTTTGCCGCAAGAAGGGGATTTTTACCGCAGCCGTAGGAAAGATGCTATCTAAGGTTGTTCTCACTGTGGCTCTACCAGCACTAGCCTTTAATTCTTTCATGCAGGATATCAATCCTACAATATTAAAACAGGGCATGAATGTTTTAATATGGGGGATTCTCATTTATATCATTCTCATCTTTATCTCCAAGCCGTTCTTCCTGAGCTACAACAAGGATAAGCAGGATGTTTTGCGGGTACTAACCATTTTCGGTTCTACTACTTTTTTCGGAATTCCCATTGTCGGTGCCATTTACGGTCCTACTGGAGTGATGTACAGTTCCATTTTTAATATAGGCTACCGCATTTTCTTATATTCTTATGGCTATATCAAAATGAGCGGCTTAAAAATGGAGCTTAAAAATCTCAAAACTATGTTTTTGAATCCGATTGTTATTGCGACTTTTATAGGCTTGTTTGTTTGGTTGTTCCAGGGTTATTTACCGCAAATGAGTGTGGCTACAGAGGATGGGACCATTCAGCAGTTTGCTTTTCTAAGAATTGATCAAACCGCTGTCTGGTTGTTCAAGCCCATGACCTACCTTGCCGGACTAGCTTCTCCATTGGCCTGGTTATCGATTGGTTCAACTTTGGGTGAAATCAGCTTCAAGTCGGCAGCTACAGACAAGACATCATGGTATTACAGCCTTGTTAAAGTTTGGCTGGTACCTATTGTGAACATCGTTTTGCTGGCTTTGTTGACCATATCTCATATTCTGTCGGTCGATACTGTCGCTTTATCTACCATTGTCATTATGATGGCTACTCCTACAGCTACCGTAGCCGCAGCCTATGCCATCAGTTTTGATAAGGAAGCTGTACTAACTTCTAATGCATCGCTTCTATCAACTATTACTTCCGTCGTCATGATTCCGGTGTGGATTATTACGCTCAATGTCATCGATAAAATTGGAATTTTCTAAATCAGGGGGAAAACAACATGTTAAAAATCATCTGCTATGGTGCCCGTTCATATGAGAAGCCCTATTTCCATGAGCTTAATAAATATAACTTCCAGCTAACGCTGGTAGAAGAGCTGCTGACCTCCAGCAATGCAGAACTGGCCCAGCATCACGATGCTGTTTTGTTAAGAGGAAACTGTGCTGCCAATCGGCAAAATCTCGCAAAATTCAATCAGTACGGCATTCAATATATTTTCACCAGAACCGTCGGAATCAACCATATTGATTTGGATGCCTGCAGCGAATTTGGAATGAAGGTCGCACGTGTGCCATCCTACTCTCCGAATGCTATCGCAGAGCTTTCCTTAACTCTTGCTATGATGCTGCTCCGTCACACTGCTTACATGACTACCAAAAGCTCTTTCAAAAATTTTATTGTGGACGAGCATACGTTCAGCAAAGAGATTCACAATTGTAAAGTTGGGATTATCGGGGTCGGTCGCATCGGCCTGACGGAGGCCAAATTATTTAAAGGATTAGGAGCTTCTGTTATCGGCTATGATGTGTACCAATCCGACGCAGCCAAGGCACTCATTCCATTCACAACCTTGGATGAACTACTGGCAGAGAGTGATATCGTCAGTGTGCATGTTCCTTACCTGCCGGGACAGAACGACCAAATGATTAATGCTAGCTTTTTAGCGAAAATGAAAAAAGGGTCTATTCTCATCAATACCTCACGTGGGGAATTACAAGATAACCAAGCCATTCTGGATGCTTTGCTCAGCAATCATTTGGAAGGGTTCGGAACAGATGTCTTTCCTAAAGAGGAAGAACTATTTTTTAAAGCATTTGACCCATGGCAAATGCTCCCGGACCCAACGATCCAGAAGCTTGTGGAGCTGTATCCAAGAGTGTTGGTCACACCTCATGCCGGCTCGAATACCGTTACTGCGTTATCCAACATGATTGAAACCAGCTACGCAAACTTCCATGATATCATTACAACTCATTCTTCGGACAATCTGGTCCCACTTCCTGTTCTCGCTATGAAATAGTGTAGGAAGCTTGGCACACTCATTGGACAGTAAAGAACCGCTATCTCCAGGTCATACTGGAAATGGCGGTTCTTTTATATCCGAATTGATCTGATAGAGCATTAGCGGCCTTCCAATCTTGTGGTATTCTATCGATTCAATCAGAAAGCCATCGTCTACCAGGAACTGAATATATTTTTTGACTGTAATACGGGACAAGTCCACTTCTCTGGCTAATGTTTCAACCGAAAAAGGTCCGTCCAGCTCTTGAATACTCTTCAGTATGGTAGTCATGGTCAGTTTGGACAAGTTTTTAGACAGATTTTTCGATAGATTTGGGGATAGTTGTTTAGCAGGTTTTTTCTTTTCTACACCCATAGGCTCTTCTTTATTAAAATATTGATCAATGACAGCTTGATTAATTCCGTTCCCTTCCTCCATCACCGTGGCCAAACGCTGGATTTTCTCAACAGCCAGCTTAAAGCGTTCGAATGTAAAAGGCTTAATTAGATAGTCTGCCACTCCATAGAAAACAGCTTCCTTTACCGTTTGGATATCTTTTGCAGCCGTAATTAAAATAACCGAAGCATGGTACTGCTGCTCCTGCATATGGGATAACAAGGTTAATCCACTTTTCCCGGGTAAATAAACGTCCAGCAATACCAGATCAGGTGTGAACTTCTGAAGACAATCCTGTGCCTTCTGGACAGTATCTGCTTTACATACCACATCCAAGTTGTCCATACGCTCAATAAACTGTTGATTGAGCTCAGCAACCATAGGATCATCCTCAACAATGAGTACCTTCATTCACTCGTCACCTCCAATGTACAGGGCAACTCTACATAGATACTTGTTCCCAGACCAGGTTGGCTGTCAATCTCAATGATGCCCTGGTGATTGTCCACCATGGTCTTAACCAGATTCAAACCGTACCCCCTGTCCTCTCCTTTGGTTGAGAAGCCATGCTCGAATATTCTTTGTTGCATTTCAGAGTCAATTCCCATACCATTATCCTTCACTTTCAAAATGAACACATTTCCCTCACACTCATAATTCAATTTCAATTCAATTTTGCCGGGTTGCCTTTTTTGTAAAATGGAGTCTATCGCGTTGTCAAAAAAATTGCCCAATATGTGTATGACATCATGAACAATGTCCTGCATCTCTAGATTGGATACATTCGAGCTTTCTTCCAGTAACACCGAAATATTCTGCTCGCGTGCTTCGTTGATTTTCCCCATAATAAAACCTGCTAAAGCCGGAACCTTAATCCTCTCTGTTAGAAAGCCTACTTCATTTTGATACCGGTGATTTAGCTGCTGAATATACTGACTGACTTCTTCATATTTCCTCATCTCAATCAGTCCGGAGATCACGTGCATTTTGTTCATAAACTCATGCGTCTGTCCGCGAAGAGAGTTAATATAATATTTTGTGCCACTCAACTGATTGCTAAGATGAATCATCTCGGATTGGTCGCGCAGTGTAGCAACTGCCCCAAAAAACTCATTTTCTACATGTATAGGGGTTACTGTCGCAATGACTTCTATACCATTCACATAAAACGAGCGGTCCTTGATCTTCTTCTTACTATCAAACACTTTCTTGAAGAGCGCGTTATAAAAGTTGGTATCGATCTGCTCGCCAATCGGGGCTTTTCTGTCTTGATTCGCCAGTTGGTACTTGGCCTGAGCTTCCTTGTTCATAAGCATAATTTTCTTGTCAGCCGAAATGGCTATAATTCCTTCAGCGACCTCATTTTCAATAATTACTTTTTCACGTAATCGTGTTGCTATCTCTTGTGGTTCCAGACCAAATAAGATCGTTTTGATTTTTTGTGCCAGAATGATCGCGCCCAGAACTCCACTAAAGAGTCCCAGCATCAGTCCTCCAAAAATGGTATACTGCGCCTGCATCAAATCATGATTTAGCGTTCTCATGGTCAGTCCTACACATACAATGCCAATGACCTCTTTCTGTTGATTAAATATCGGCGTAAAATAACGGTAGCCTTGGCCTAAAACACCGATATTTTCAGAAAAATGTCCCTGACCGGATAGTGCTTTTCTGGCATCGTCCAAATCAGAGAATGGCTTGCCAATCATGGTTTCATTCGGATGGGAAAGCCGAATTAAATCGTGGTTCAGTATGACTACAAAATCCACATTAACGTTATGCATTACTCCAAGAGAATAGTCTTGGATCTGCTTCACAGGGACTCCCTGCTCAACATTACGAATAACATCGTTGTCACTGGCAACCACCTTGGCAATACCTGAAAGTTTTTCCTTCGTATTATCAAAATGCTTGTTAATCACGAAATTACGAATGAGAAGCAAGGATATAATCAAGGAAATAATAATAACTAAAACAACCAAAATAATAATCATGAATTGTAGCGAAACTTTGAATTGTCTTCTCGGTTTCAACTTACCTTTTAACCGCAACCCTATCACCCAGCTTCTTTATCAAGCTCTCCAATGGGAAGAAGAGCCTATCTTGCCCCTATAACCCCTTTTTATTCGACATCGTTTGACAAAATCCCTTCTTATTTTACAAGCTTTACGCGCCCCATTAGTGGATAACGCAGCCTTTATCTGAAATAAAACAATATGCTGAATAAGGAAAGGTCAATTCTCCATAATAAGGACGTATACCTGACGAAAGGGAGGATAACGGATGATTGACAATCTCGAGAGCAATTACGACTGCGCTCATGCAGGAGAAGACCTTCATCAACTCAAGCAGGAGCTCGCTACGCTTCAGGCCCAAGGTGCCAATGACCAGGCATCCAAGGAAGCCATTCATCGGCTGGAAAATCAAATTTCGTTCATCTTGAACAAATGCGATATTAACCATTAGTCAAGTCTGTCTGGTTCGGTAAAATAAAATACAAAACCGGCTTGCCTTAGAAGACAAGCCGGTTTTGTATGCTCAAGTTTATACACATATGAGTGCTAAATTTACAAAATTCCTCGTATCTCATCCAACGACTGCACCTTTTCCTGCTGCATCCATTGTTCTAGCCCATATACCAACTCAGCCCCTGCATGTAAATGGACAAAATTATACGTTCCCACCTGAATGGCGGCGGCCCCTGCCATGGTGAATTCAATAATGTCCTCCACAGAGCTGATCCCGCCCATCCCGATCACAGGAATGGATACCGCCTGCGCCACCTGGTGAACCATGCGCAAGGCAATCGGCTTGATTGCCGGTCCGGAAAGGCCTGCATACGTGTTGGCGAACACACTGCGGCGCCGACGTATATCTATTTTCATTGCAGAAAATGTATTGATCAGCGAAACCCCGTCGGCGCCTTCTTCCTCGCACATAACCGCCATCTGCGTGATGTTCTCTGCATTTGGAGACAGCTTGACAACTAGCGGAAGCGCCGTCACATTGCGCACCTGACGCACCACCTCCCGCGCTACCTCTGTCTGGATACCAAATTGCATTCCGCCCTGCTTCACATTGGGGCATGAAATGTTCAATTCCAGCATGTCAACGCCTCTGCGGTTCATTGTACGGCGTTTTTGCGCGTTTTCCGTAATCATGGCTACGGCCTGTACGTATTCCTCCAGATTGGAGCCGCCCACATTGGCAATAACAGCCGTATTCCAGCGAGTCATGTCATCCAGTTCATCCTTCAAAAAAGCCGCCACACCCGGATTTTCCAATCCTACACTATTCAGCATACCGGATGCTGTCTCATGTATTCGTTGCCCCGTATTCCCCGCCTTCGGATGAAGGGTTAGTCCCTTGCCGACGATGCCGCCGAGTAGCTCAGGAGAATAGAATTCTGCATACTCACGCCCGAACCCAAACGTACCGGATGCCATGATAATCGGGTTTTTGAACGGTACACCTGCTATATTACACGCCATGGAGATCATCGAACTCCACCTCCTCCACCGGGAATACAGGCCCTTCCTTACATACCCTCCGATTGCCTCCACGGGTACGCATGGTGCAGCCCAAACATGCGCCAATACCACAGGCCATATGTCTTTCTGTTGAAATATATAAGCGGGACGCTGTACCCGCCGTTTTCAGCGCGAGTGCTTGCAACATCGGAGTTGGCCCGCAGGAAAACATATTCGCATAGCGAGCAGGTTCGACCTGTTCGACGATGCTCCCCCCTACCTTGACCTCTACAGATGCTGCCGCAGCCTCGAACGCTTCAACCCCGAAGGCCTGCTGTGCAAACCCCAGATAAACGTCTGCATGCGGGTAATATTTTGCAGCCAATAACAATGGTGCTGTACCCATGCCACCGCCGATTAAAGCCAAACTGCCCTCAACCTGCGGAAACCCGTTTCCAAAGGGTCCTTCCAATTGAATCTCCTGACCAGGCTGTAATTGGGAAAATAGATGGGTCCCCTCTCCAACAACCCGGTACAAAAAGGAAATGCTCTCTTCCCCAATATCATAAATGCTGATGGGTCTGGGCAGCAGTGGGTAACCATTCCCGCTGCGCAGCATGTAGAACTGACCCATCTTCCCCTTAAATTTCCCCTCTATCTTCATCACATAAATGCCCGGAACGAGCGCCACATTTGAAATTACGTTAGCCATATAACCCCTCCACTAACCACTCACTATAACGTAAAAGCAGCAACTATTACGTGACTATTTTCACATTTACAGTTGACGTTTTGTTCGATGGTTCATGTATACAAAAAGCGTACTCCTGTTAGAGAGTACGCTCGTATATTTTAACTAATAGCTTCGCGCTCCGCATTGCGGCTGCTATTGGCATCCTTGCGAATTTGCTTGCTGCGCAGCTGTCCGCAGGCCGCATCAATGTCGACTCCGTGCTCCAGCCGAACACTACAGCTAATACCTTGTTTTTTCAGAACATCATAGAAGCCAGTAATCGATTCCGACTCACTCCGCTGGTATTGACTATGCTCATCCACCGGATTGTATGGAATCAGGTTCACGTTCGCCAGATTGCGACGATGGCCCACCAGCTCAGCCAGTTCGAGCGCATGCTCCTTACCGTCATTAACATCCTTCAGCAAGATGTACTCCAGCGTAATCCGACGATTGGTTTTGTCCAAGTAATAATCAATTGCCTGCATGAGCTTCTCAATCGGGATCGCCCGGTTGATCTTCATAATGCGGGTACGAATCTCATTATTCGGAGCGTGGAGGGAGATCGCAAGATTGACGTGCAGATCGGAATCAGCAAATTCAATGATTTTATCGGCAAGGCCACTTGTGGACACGGTAATATGCCGCTGCCCAATCGCCAGCCCTTTATGATCCTTAATGACCCGAATGAAATCGGACAGGTTCACAAAGTTATCAAACGGTTCGCCAATTCCCATTACCACAACGTGACTGACCCGGTCGCCCGGACGTTCCTGGTCCAGATACAGCTGCACCTTCATAATTTGTCCTACGATTTCACCACTGGAAAGGTCACGGCTCTTCTTCAACAGCCCACTTGCACAGAAGCTACATCCAATGTTGCATCCCACCTGCGTCGTCACACATACGGATAATCCAAACTTATGCCGCATTAATACCGTCTCAATCAAATTACCATCCTGCAAACGGAACAAAAACTTGACCGTCCCGTCTGCTGATTGTTGCTTCACATGTTCTTCCAGGGTTTCAATAGAGAAGTTCTCTGCCAACAGGCGAGTACAATTCTCATGAACCTCTGTCATCGCCGCAAAATCAGTAATCCGTTTCCGGTACAATGCGTCCCATACCTGCAATGCCCGAGATTTTTTATATCCATGCTCCAAGAGCCATGCTGTCAATTGGTCTAGCGTTAATCCATAAATGGATTCCTTTTTCATGTTCGATCCTCTTTTCAGACGTTAAAATTCGTATTTCTATATATAAACCCTAGCCATCACGACTCGTCTCAACTATCATTGCATCATAGCATGTTTGAGCGCTCTGCGCTATTCAAACACTTCTTGTATTGTCCCAAATTTTAATTATGAACACAAGGGGCAGGCTGATGATATCCTGTTCGACAAAAGCACGCAAAGACAGGATGACGGACACCGTGAATGATATGATTACAACCAAGGAAGGTGATGTGGTTGGAATGGTTGCTTCGGATCAAGAACGCACTCGATCTAATGGAAGAAAGAATGCAGCAGCCCCTTGATATTGATGAAATTGCAAAGGCGGCCTACTCGTCGCCCTTTCATTTTCAACGGATGTTTTATATGCTAACTGGCGTTACGGTAGCAGAATATGTGCGCAAACGTCGATTGACCCTGGCTGCTCAGGAATTGAGTCTTTCTACCACCAAAGTACTGGATGTTGCGTTCAAGTACGGATATGATTCCCCCGAATCTTTTTCTAAAGCGTTCCGAAAGGTACACGGTATTTCTCCCTCTGAGGCCAGAAACCCGGGAGTGAACCTGAAAGCCTTTCCACGCATCACCTTCCATCTATCACTGAAGGGAGATCAGGAAATGGATTATAAAATTGTAGAGAAGGCGGCCTTTACGGTCATTGGGAAGTCCATTCAAGTTACTACTAAGAACGGTGAAAACCTTCGGGAAATCCCAAAATTCTGGGATCAACTTAACGCAGATGGCACATCGGATCGCATTCATGCCTTGGGGACAGGCGATGATATCCTCGGTATATGTCTGGACATGAAGCACGGTGAAGAAACGTTTAGCTACCTTATCGCCGCAGAGGGCAGTGAAGACGTAGCAGCCTCGAACGGATTAGAAGCCAGAACCATCCCGGCTGCAACCTGGGCCGTGTTTACATCCATCGGCCCTATGCCTCACTCGATCCAGAAGGTATGGCAAAGAATTTACCAGGAATGGTTCCCTGCCAGCAACTATGAGCACTCAGGCGGGCCTGAGCTAGAAGTATATACCATGGGAGATACTCATGCTGAGGAATACCGAAGTGAAGTATGGATTCCGATTACGAAAAAATAAACAAACGAACCGGCTGCCTATTGCAGTCGGTTTGATATCGTATGCTCACGACAATTGCCCAAGCTCCTGCTTTAACACAGAATATAGCCTTGAGCTTGCCAGCTTCAGCGGTGCCTCGTTTGCTTTACAAAGAAGACCAAAGGTCATATCGATCAAGCTGCCGCTTAATTGCCTCACTGCTGTTCCTGCCGGGACAGGATGGACTAGAATTTGGGGCACAAGGGCAATCCCTAATTCACATTCCACATAAGATTTTAGAGCCGTCATGCTGCCAATTTCCATCGTGTCTAACGTAGTTATTCCATGTTCCTTCATGACCATTTCAAGTTTGCGCCGATAAGGACAGATGGACGACGTAATAAGTAGGCGATGCCCCTGTAAATCTGCGGGTCCAATGCACTCCTTTTCTGCAAGAGGGTGATGTTCAGGCATCAAAACTACAAAATTCTCCTTAAATAAAGGTTCAAAATATAGCTCTGTACCCAAATCCGGGGCAGAGCATAATGCGATGTCCACATCCCCTTGGAGTATACGCTCGCTTAATGTAGGTGTATTCCCAAACTCAACAGAAACCCGAATGTGAGGGTAATGGTTTAAGAACCGCTTTAAAATTTCGGGTAGTCGGTAACTAGCGGTCGGTTCAGTCACTCCTATACGAATGTCACCTGCGGTTCCCTTTTGCAGGTTCTCCATATTTTCCTGCAGTTGCTCCATGTCTTTTACAATGGGCAAACTCTGCTCATAAAACATCCTGCCAGCTTCAGTTAACTTTATTTTCTTGCCCCGCTCAATTAGTTGAACTCCTAGATCGGATTCCAGCTTTTGTATTTGCATCGTCACAGTGGATTGCGCATAATTCAACGCTTCCGCCGCACGCATAAAACTCCCGTAATTCACAATCATCTGAAATGTTTTGAGTGCTTTAATATCCATTCTCCTACTCCCAAGTCGCTTGTTTAATTCAAGTTTATTGAATTACAAGTTCAGTTAATTCAATTATACAAAATATAATACATCCTCTACAATGATCCATAACAGATTATATTACTTTTCTCACACAACACTAACGAGTTGGCTAAGGAGCGGATATACATGGATTTACATCAAAAAGCAGCCCTAGTTACAGGCGGCGGTACAGGAATTGGGAGAGCCATATGTATGGAATTAGCAGATCGAAAGGCTACTGTAGTCGTAAACTATTCCCGTTCTAAAGACGATGCAGAGGAAACCGTACGTATGATACTTGAACAGGGAGGAAGTGCAATTGCATTACAGGCAGATGTTTCCCAAGATCGGGAAGTTCGGGATATGGTCGAGCAGATTGTTCAGCAATACGGCACGGTTGATGTACTGGTGAATAACGCCAGCATTACACATCATATTCCAATGGACGATCTAGAGGCCGTTACGGAAGAGGTGTGGAATGATCTCTTGGCTGTCAATGTGAAAGGCATGTTTTACTGTGCTAGAGCCGTAGCTCCTTATATGAAGCATCGTCAACAAGGAGCTATCGTCAATCTGGGAAGTATAGCTGGACAAACAGGGCTAGGTTCCTCACTACCCTATGCAGTATCCAAAGCAGCCGTCCACGGGCTGACCAAATCGTTAGCACGATCCCTGGCCCCTGATATTCGAGTCAATTGCATCGTGCCAGGCGCGGTGGCGACAAGATGGTGGGCAGGTAGGGAAGAACAAATGAAACAATTGGCTCCTCATCTGCTGCTACAGCGCATTTCCACACCTGAGGATATTGCCAGCATGGTCTGCTCTGCTTTGGAACAGGAAGCCATGACAGGCCAGATCATTACGGTAGACAGCGGACAAACGCTATAAAGGTACTGAGCTTCTGGGTAAAAAACAAGCCGCCTTCTCAGACAGAAGGCGGCTGTTGAGCTATCGAATACCGTCGTTAACTACGTTTTTGCCTAATGGCATCCCCATACTTGTACCTTTCACGAATCTAACAAATAAATAGCGAACAAGCGGCCCTACAATGCAGAGCTGTAGAGGAAAAGCAAACGCAAAATTCTTAACAACTAAAGATAAGTAATTTTTAAATAATGAGCCTTCTGAAAGACTATTAAAAAAGTAAGCCGTCCCCAAACCATAAAGTGACATACAGAGAACCATGCCAATGACCATACAACATGAAAGGGATAGAATTACAAATAGCCTTTTGGATTTGTCGTACGGTAATGAGAAGGCTATTTTCTTTGCTACTGGACCGACAATACATAATTCCAATACGAAAG contains these protein-coding regions:
- a CDS encoding response regulator; this encodes MKVLIVEDDPMVAELNQQFIERMDNLDVVCKADTVQKAQDCLQKFTPDLVLLDVYLPGKSGLTLLSHMQEQQYHASVILITAAKDIQTVKEAVFYGVADYLIKPFTFERFKLAVEKIQRLATVMEEGNGINQAVIDQYFNKEEPMGVEKKKPAKQLSPNLSKNLSKNLSKLTMTTILKSIQELDGPFSVETLAREVDLSRITVKKYIQFLVDDGFLIESIEYHKIGRPLMLYQINSDIKEPPFPV
- the rlmN gene encoding 23S rRNA (adenine(2503)-C(2))-methyltransferase RlmN, with product MKKESIYGLTLDQLTAWLLEHGYKKSRALQVWDALYRKRITDFAAMTEVHENCTRLLAENFSIETLEEHVKQQSADGTVKFLFRLQDGNLIETVLMRHKFGLSVCVTTQVGCNIGCSFCASGLLKKSRDLSSGEIVGQIMKVQLYLDQERPGDRVSHVVVMGIGEPFDNFVNLSDFIRVIKDHKGLAIGQRHITVSTSGLADKIIEFADSDLHVNLAISLHAPNNEIRTRIMKINRAIPIEKLMQAIDYYLDKTNRRITLEYILLKDVNDGKEHALELAELVGHRRNLANVNLIPYNPVDEHSQYQRSESESITGFYDVLKKQGISCSVRLEHGVDIDAACGQLRSKQIRKDANSSRNAEREAIS
- a CDS encoding SDR family NAD(P)-dependent oxidoreductase, which translates into the protein MDLHQKAALVTGGGTGIGRAICMELADRKATVVVNYSRSKDDAEETVRMILEQGGSAIALQADVSQDREVRDMVEQIVQQYGTVDVLVNNASITHHIPMDDLEAVTEEVWNDLLAVNVKGMFYCARAVAPYMKHRQQGAIVNLGSIAGQTGLGSSLPYAVSKAAVHGLTKSLARSLAPDIRVNCIVPGAVATRWWAGREEQMKQLAPHLLLQRISTPEDIASMVCSALEQEAMTGQIITVDSGQTL
- a CDS encoding 2-hydroxyacid dehydrogenase → MLKIICYGARSYEKPYFHELNKYNFQLTLVEELLTSSNAELAQHHDAVLLRGNCAANRQNLAKFNQYGIQYIFTRTVGINHIDLDACSEFGMKVARVPSYSPNAIAELSLTLAMMLLRHTAYMTTKSSFKNFIVDEHTFSKEIHNCKVGIIGVGRIGLTEAKLFKGLGASVIGYDVYQSDAAKALIPFTTLDELLAESDIVSVHVPYLPGQNDQMINASFLAKMKKGSILINTSRGELQDNQAILDALLSNHLEGFGTDVFPKEEELFFKAFDPWQMLPDPTIQKLVELYPRVLVTPHAGSNTVTALSNMIETSYANFHDIITTHSSDNLVPLPVLAMK
- a CDS encoding dihydroorotate dehydrogenase, with the translated sequence MISMACNIAGVPFKNPIIMASGTFGFGREYAEFYSPELLGGIVGKGLTLHPKAGNTGQRIHETASGMLNSVGLENPGVAAFLKDELDDMTRWNTAVIANVGGSNLEEYVQAVAMITENAQKRRTMNRRGVDMLELNISCPNVKQGGMQFGIQTEVAREVVRQVRNVTALPLVVKLSPNAENITQMAVMCEEEGADGVSLINTFSAMKIDIRRRRSVFANTYAGLSGPAIKPIALRMVHQVAQAVSIPVIGMGGISSVEDIIEFTMAGAAAIQVGTYNFVHLHAGAELVYGLEQWMQQEKVQSLDEIRGIL
- a CDS encoding AEC family transporter, whose protein sequence is MSLLEMITATLTDNSIVSSIASTVFIILLGFFCRKKGIFTAAVGKMLSKVVLTVALPALAFNSFMQDINPTILKQGMNVLIWGILIYIILIFISKPFFLSYNKDKQDVLRVLTIFGSTTFFGIPIVGAIYGPTGVMYSSIFNIGYRIFLYSYGYIKMSGLKMELKNLKTMFLNPIVIATFIGLFVWLFQGYLPQMSVATEDGTIQQFAFLRIDQTAVWLFKPMTYLAGLASPLAWLSIGSTLGEISFKSAATDKTSWYYSLVKVWLVPIVNIVLLALLTISHILSVDTVALSTIVIMMATPTATVAAAYAISFDKEAVLTSNASLLSTITSVVMIPVWIITLNVIDKIGIF
- a CDS encoding ATP-binding protein; its protein translation is MIGLRLKGKLKPRRQFKVSLQFMIIILVVLVIIISLIISLLLIRNFVINKHFDNTKEKLSGIAKVVASDNDVIRNVEQGVPVKQIQDYSLGVMHNVNVDFVVILNHDLIRLSHPNETMIGKPFSDLDDARKALSGQGHFSENIGVLGQGYRYFTPIFNQQKEVIGIVCVGLTMRTLNHDLMQAQYTIFGGLMLGLFSGVLGAIILAQKIKTILFGLEPQEIATRLREKVIIENEVAEGIIAISADKKIMLMNKEAQAKYQLANQDRKAPIGEQIDTNFYNALFKKVFDSKKKIKDRSFYVNGIEVIATVTPIHVENEFFGAVATLRDQSEMIHLSNQLSGTKYYINSLRGQTHEFMNKMHVISGLIEMRKYEEVSQYIQQLNHRYQNEVGFLTERIKVPALAGFIMGKINEAREQNISVLLEESSNVSNLEMQDIVHDVIHILGNFFDNAIDSILQKRQPGKIELKLNYECEGNVFILKVKDNGMGIDSEMQQRIFEHGFSTKGEDRGYGLNLVKTMVDNHQGIIEIDSQPGLGTSIYVELPCTLEVTSE
- a CDS encoding dihydroorotate dehydrogenase electron transfer subunit, which codes for MANVISNVALVPGIYVMKIEGKFKGKMGQFYMLRSGNGYPLLPRPISIYDIGEESISFLYRVVGEGTHLFSQLQPGQEIQLEGPFGNGFPQVEGSLALIGGGMGTAPLLLAAKYYPHADVYLGFAQQAFGVEAFEAAAASVEVKVGGSIVEQVEPARYANMFSCGPTPMLQALALKTAGTASRLYISTERHMACGIGACLGCTMRTRGGNRRVCKEGPVFPVEEVEFDDLHGV
- a CDS encoding LysR family transcriptional regulator, whose protein sequence is MDIKALKTFQMIVNYGSFMRAAEALNYAQSTVTMQIQKLESDLGVQLIERGKKIKLTEAGRMFYEQSLPIVKDMEQLQENMENLQKGTAGDIRIGVTEPTASYRLPEILKRFLNHYPHIRVSVEFGNTPTLSERILQGDVDIALCSAPDLGTELYFEPLFKENFVVLMPEHHPLAEKECIGPADLQGHRLLITSSICPYRRKLEMVMKEHGITTLDTMEIGSMTALKSYVECELGIALVPQILVHPVPAGTAVRQLSGSLIDMTFGLLCKANEAPLKLASSRLYSVLKQELGQLS
- a CDS encoding AraC family transcriptional regulator, with protein sequence MWLEWLLRIKNALDLMEERMQQPLDIDEIAKAAYSSPFHFQRMFYMLTGVTVAEYVRKRRLTLAAQELSLSTTKVLDVAFKYGYDSPESFSKAFRKVHGISPSEARNPGVNLKAFPRITFHLSLKGDQEMDYKIVEKAAFTVIGKSIQVTTKNGENLREIPKFWDQLNADGTSDRIHALGTGDDILGICLDMKHGEETFSYLIAAEGSEDVAASNGLEARTIPAATWAVFTSIGPMPHSIQKVWQRIYQEWFPASNYEHSGGPELEVYTMGDTHAEEYRSEVWIPITKK